In a genomic window of Dehalococcoidia bacterium:
- a CDS encoding RDD family protein, which translates to MEQTTGAHALEYAGFWRRFAAFFIDALILSLVVRVLFPFQSFWNLQNAWFFIFLAAISNLASTAITVAYTVGFWVWRGQTLGKMVMNIKVLRGDGSNITIGYALLRYLGYIVCGLMLGIGFLWIALDARKQGIHDKIADTVVVKLPEPTRTQTALASPRPSAS; encoded by the coding sequence ATGGAGCAAACAACGGGCGCGCACGCGCTGGAATACGCCGGTTTCTGGCGCCGCTTCGCCGCCTTTTTCATAGACGCACTCATTCTCAGCCTTGTGGTGCGCGTCCTTTTCCCATTCCAGAGTTTCTGGAATCTCCAGAATGCCTGGTTCTTTATATTCCTCGCGGCAATTTCGAACCTGGCCTCCACGGCTATCACGGTGGCTTACACCGTCGGTTTTTGGGTATGGCGCGGCCAGACTCTGGGCAAGATGGTAATGAACATAAAGGTTTTGCGCGGCGACGGCAGCAATATTACCATAGGGTACGCGCTACTACGCTACCTGGGATACATCGTCTGCGGCCTGATGCTGGGGATCGGCTTCCTGTGGATTGCATTAGATGCGCGCAAGCAGGGCATCCACGACAAGATTGCCGACACGGTGGTGGTCAAGCTGCCGGAACCCACCCGCACCCAGACGGCCCTGGCCAGCCCCAGACCGAGCGCAAGCTAA
- a CDS encoding radical SAM protein, with protein MNSEKILIHADKLNNIIPSYISLFSAGELSKRAARLTARLASCDICPRKCGVNRLEGERDFCHSGALPIVASYCAHRGEEPAISGTRGSGTIFFGNCNLRCVFCQNHQISQDWQKQKANEVSIETLAGYMLELQAQGCHNINLVSPSHFVPQIVSALAIAVPKGLKIPLVYNTNAYDSLETLKELDGIVDIYLPDIKYSDDKKAVRYSSAPDYTAISRQAIKEMFRQTGELMLDGKEIAQRGVIVRHLILPENIAGSRESLKWLAQEVSPEVTISMMSQYHPTHHASRFPEINRHISQAEYDEVMRALEEAGLENGWVQGMDAPQNYLPNFEKEGHPFEK; from the coding sequence ATGAATTCCGAAAAGATTTTAATTCACGCTGATAAGCTCAACAATATTATTCCTTCCTACATTTCTCTTTTTAGCGCCGGCGAACTCTCCAAACGCGCCGCCCGCCTGACCGCCCGCCTGGCTTCCTGCGACATCTGCCCGCGCAAATGCGGCGTCAACAGGCTCGAGGGAGAGCGGGATTTCTGCCATTCGGGAGCTCTCCCCATCGTAGCCTCTTACTGCGCCCACCGGGGAGAAGAACCGGCCATATCGGGCACGCGCGGCTCGGGAACCATCTTTTTCGGCAACTGCAACCTGCGCTGCGTTTTCTGCCAGAACCATCAGATAAGCCAGGACTGGCAAAAGCAAAAAGCTAACGAGGTGAGCATCGAGACGCTGGCGGGCTACATGCTGGAGCTTCAGGCGCAGGGCTGCCATAATATCAACCTGGTGTCGCCCTCGCACTTCGTGCCGCAGATAGTGTCAGCGCTGGCTATCGCTGTTCCAAAGGGGCTGAAGATACCTCTGGTATATAACACCAACGCCTACGACAGCCTCGAAACGCTGAAGGAACTGGACGGCATCGTGGACATTTACCTGCCGGACATCAAGTACTCGGACGATAAAAAAGCCGTCAGGTACTCCAGCGCGCCGGACTATACCGCTATCTCGCGCCAGGCTATCAAAGAAATGTTCAGGCAGACAGGGGAGCTGATGCTGGACGGGAAGGAGATAGCCCAGCGCGGAGTAATAGTGCGGCACCTTATACTGCCGGAAAATATCGCGGGCAGCAGAGAATCGCTAAAGTGGCTGGCGCAGGAAGTGTCGCCGGAGGTCACCATCAGCATGATGAGCCAGTATCATCCCACCCATCACGCCTCACGCTTCCCAGAGATAAATCGCCACATCTCGCAGGCGGAATATGACGAAGTGATGCGGGCGCTGGAGGAGGCGGGGCTGGAAAACGGCTGGGTGCAGGGCATGGACGCCCCGCAGAATTATTTGCCGAATTTCGAGAAGGAAGGGCACCCGTTCGAAAAATAA
- the nadC gene encoding carboxylating nicotinate-nucleotide diphosphorylase, with product MAQKEVRQIIALALAEDRVADDVTSKLVIPEDLDATATLLAKAEGILAGVEVFKAVFERVDKKLRVEILKHDSSRLVHGDIAAVVRGRARSILAAERTAMNFVCHLSGIATTASRYVERVAGLPVSIVDTRKTSAGQRLLEKHAVSCGGGRNHRLNLADGILIKDNHIAALRRSGLSLGQIVNRAKERNRSGLKIEVEVNNMAEAIEAAAAGADMLLLDNMSVADMKNTVERLKGRVRFEASGGITLENVREVAETGVDIISIGALTHSVKALDFSLEME from the coding sequence ATGGCTCAAAAGGAAGTCAGGCAGATAATCGCCCTGGCGCTGGCAGAAGACCGTGTCGCGGACGACGTTACCAGCAAGCTGGTCATTCCCGAAGACCTCGATGCCACAGCTACGCTGCTAGCCAAAGCCGAGGGAATTCTGGCCGGTGTCGAGGTATTCAAGGCAGTCTTTGAGCGCGTGGATAAAAAACTCAGAGTCGAGATTCTCAAGCACGACAGCAGCAGACTTGTCCACGGCGACATAGCGGCTGTAGTGCGCGGGCGCGCCCGCAGTATTCTCGCCGCCGAACGCACCGCCATGAATTTCGTGTGCCACCTCAGCGGCATAGCCACCACCGCGTCGCGCTACGTCGAGAGGGTCGCTGGATTGCCGGTAAGCATAGTGGACACGCGCAAGACCTCCGCCGGCCAGCGCCTGCTGGAAAAGCACGCCGTATCGTGTGGGGGCGGCCGGAACCACCGCCTGAACCTGGCCGACGGCATACTCATCAAGGACAACCACATCGCCGCGCTCCGCCGCTCGGGGTTGAGCCTGGGTCAGATAGTCAACCGGGCTAAAGAGCGCAACAGGTCCGGCCTGAAAATCGAGGTCGAGGTCAACAATATGGCCGAGGCCATCGAGGCTGCCGCAGCGGGTGCCGACATGCTTCTGCTGGACAACATGAGCGTGGCCGACATGAAAAACACTGTGGAGCGGCTTAAAGGCAGAGTGCGTTTCGAGGCATCCGGCGGTATCACGCTGGAGAACGTGCGCGAGGTGGCCGAAACCGGCGTGGATATCATCTCCATCGGGGCGCTGACGCACTCGGTGAAGGCACTCGACTTCAGCTTGGAGATGGAATAG
- the nadB gene encoding L-aspartate oxidase — protein MKNYDYVIVGSGIAGLYCALLAREHGSVLLVTKGSIDDCNTRHAQGGIAAAIGVLDSPELHFKDTISAGAGLCNEEAVRILTGEAPDRIADLVKFGVPFDTFNGEIALTREAAHSRPRILHAGGDATGAQIETTLSRQIRLAQIPVLEHCLATHILKENGIVCGLETFDTRTCGSQQFGCRHLILATGGAGQLFKFTTNPEVATGDGIALAYRAGADIVDMEFFQFHPTALHLPGVEPFLISEAVRGEGGILRNAAGEAFMKTYTPQAELAPRDVVARSIVSEMGKTGADHVYIDVTHQPASITAARFPQIYHYCLEHGLDMARDMIPVAPAAHYMIGGIRVNTWGESSLPGLFAAGEVACTGVHGANRLASNSLLEVLVFGKRIIERSLEGGSQERADDWNGDMRAVMKQEATASGVPSPGRAALQQLLWENAGIVRNGKGLVRAAGVLAHWQRCLPQPGDRPSWELLNLIITGRLMTEAALMRLESRGAHFRLDYPKPDAAWHKHIVISSE, from the coding sequence ATTAAAAACTACGATTATGTCATAGTCGGCAGCGGCATTGCCGGCCTCTACTGCGCCCTCCTCGCCAGGGAGCACGGCAGCGTCCTGTTGGTCACCAAGGGCAGCATCGACGACTGCAACACGCGCCACGCCCAGGGGGGTATCGCCGCCGCCATCGGCGTGCTGGATTCCCCGGAGCTGCACTTCAAGGACACCATATCAGCCGGCGCCGGCCTGTGCAATGAGGAGGCGGTGCGCATCCTTACCGGGGAAGCCCCCGACCGCATCGCCGACCTGGTCAAATTCGGCGTGCCCTTCGATACTTTCAACGGGGAAATAGCTCTTACCCGTGAAGCGGCCCACAGCAGGCCGCGCATCCTGCATGCCGGAGGCGACGCCACCGGCGCCCAGATAGAGACCACCCTCAGCCGCCAGATAAGACTGGCGCAGATCCCCGTGCTGGAGCACTGCCTGGCCACGCATATCCTCAAGGAAAACGGAATTGTCTGCGGCCTCGAGACCTTCGACACCCGCACCTGCGGGTCCCAGCAGTTCGGCTGCCGCCACCTTATACTGGCCACCGGAGGGGCGGGGCAGCTCTTCAAGTTCACCACCAACCCGGAAGTGGCCACCGGCGACGGCATCGCGCTGGCTTACAGGGCCGGGGCGGACATCGTGGACATGGAGTTTTTCCAGTTTCACCCCACCGCCTTGCACCTGCCGGGCGTGGAACCTTTCCTCATCTCCGAAGCCGTGCGCGGCGAGGGAGGCATATTGCGCAACGCCGCAGGAGAGGCTTTCATGAAAACCTACACGCCGCAGGCCGAGCTCGCACCGCGCGACGTGGTGGCGCGCAGCATCGTGAGCGAAATGGGCAAGACAGGGGCCGACCACGTCTATATCGACGTCACTCACCAGCCGGCCAGCATCACCGCGGCGCGCTTTCCGCAGATATATCACTACTGCCTGGAACACGGGTTGGATATGGCGCGCGACATGATACCGGTGGCGCCTGCTGCCCATTATATGATCGGCGGCATCCGCGTCAACACTTGGGGCGAGTCCAGCCTGCCCGGCCTTTTCGCCGCGGGAGAGGTGGCCTGCACCGGCGTCCACGGGGCCAACCGCCTGGCTTCCAACTCGCTGCTGGAGGTGCTGGTGTTCGGCAAGCGTATCATCGAGCGCAGCCTCGAGGGAGGCTCGCAAGAGAGAGCGGATGACTGGAACGGAGACATGCGCGCTGTCATGAAGCAAGAAGCCACCGCATCCGGCGTTCCTTCACCCGGACGCGCCGCCCTGCAACAGCTGTTATGGGAAAACGCCGGCATCGTGCGGAACGGCAAGGGACTCGTCAGAGCGGCAGGTGTTCTGGCACACTGGCAGAGATGTCTGCCACAGCCGGGCGACCGGCCTTCATGGGAACTTCTCAACCTTATTATTACCGGACGTCTGATGACAGAAGCCGCCCTCATGCGCCTGGAAAGCCGTGGCGCGCACTTCAGGTTGGACTATCCCAAGCCGGATGCCGCCTGGCACAAGCATATTGTTATTTCGAGCGAGTGA
- a CDS encoding catalase — MENKNLTTNQGVPVTDNQNSLTAGQRGPVLLQDVQFIEKMAHFDRERIPERVVHAKGAGAHGYFQVYKGMGPYTKAKFLQDPVKKTPVFVRFSTVTGGRGSADTVRDPRGFAVKFYTEDGNYDLVGNNLPVFFIRDAIKFPDMVHAFKGEPDTNMPSASSAHNSFWDFISLTPESTHMITWLFSDRGTPKSYRMQEGFGVNTYVWVNAAGKAVYVKYHWKPSLGVQNLDRHEATRMAGTDPDYLVRDLHDAIARGEEVEYELNVQLMDIADELKQDFDPLDPTKTWPENKFPLMPVGKMVLNRNPDNFFVEVEQAAFCPASIVPGIDFSADKLLQGRTFSYADTQRHRLGANYLQLGVNRPVVPVNNNQRDGAMQTGQFSGPVAYEPNSLAGGMPRESREEGTPRVYQVEGAAVRQKISLTNDFAQAGERYRSLNKMDQEHMVDNLIADLMNINKPIQKRMIDNLTKADKALGQAVAKGLKL, encoded by the coding sequence ATGGAAAACAAAAATCTTACAACAAATCAAGGCGTACCGGTTACCGACAATCAAAACTCTTTAACCGCCGGACAACGCGGGCCGGTGCTGCTGCAGGATGTCCAGTTCATCGAGAAGATGGCTCACTTCGACCGTGAACGTATCCCCGAGAGGGTTGTCCATGCCAAAGGGGCAGGGGCACACGGCTACTTCCAGGTATACAAGGGCATGGGTCCTTACACTAAGGCGAAATTTCTTCAGGATCCCGTGAAAAAGACACCGGTGTTCGTGCGCTTCTCCACCGTCACCGGAGGCCGGGGCTCGGCGGATACCGTCCGGGACCCCCGCGGCTTTGCCGTGAAATTCTATACCGAGGACGGCAACTACGATCTGGTCGGGAATAACCTCCCGGTATTTTTCATTCGGGACGCCATCAAGTTTCCGGATATGGTTCACGCCTTCAAGGGGGAACCGGATACCAACATGCCGTCCGCTTCTTCCGCCCATAACAGTTTCTGGGACTTCATATCTCTGACCCCGGAATCAACCCATATGATAACCTGGCTTTTTTCCGACCGCGGTACGCCGAAAAGTTACCGCATGCAAGAAGGCTTTGGCGTCAATACCTATGTATGGGTGAATGCCGCCGGGAAAGCAGTGTACGTGAAATACCACTGGAAACCCAGTCTGGGCGTGCAAAACCTGGACCGCCACGAAGCCACCCGCATGGCTGGTACCGACCCCGATTACCTTGTGCGCGACCTTCACGACGCCATCGCCAGGGGGGAAGAGGTCGAGTACGAGCTTAATGTACAGCTGATGGATATAGCCGACGAGTTAAAACAGGATTTTGACCCTCTGGACCCTACCAAGACCTGGCCTGAAAACAAATTCCCGCTGATGCCGGTCGGCAAAATGGTGTTAAACCGTAATCCGGATAATTTTTTCGTCGAAGTGGAACAGGCGGCTTTCTGCCCCGCCAGCATCGTTCCCGGAATTGACTTTTCCGCGGACAAACTTTTGCAAGGCCGGACATTCTCGTATGCCGATACTCAGCGCCATCGGCTCGGAGCGAACTACCTCCAGCTTGGCGTGAACCGCCCTGTAGTGCCGGTTAACAATAATCAGAGGGACGGCGCGATGCAGACCGGCCAGTTCAGCGGCCCCGTCGCCTACGAACCCAATAGCCTGGCCGGCGGCATGCCCCGGGAGTCCCGTGAAGAGGGTACACCGCGCGTATATCAAGTCGAAGGAGCAGCAGTTCGCCAGAAGATAAGTTTAACCAATGATTTCGCACAGGCGGGAGAAAGATACCGCTCTCTGAACAAAATGGACCAGGAGCACATGGTAGACAATCTCATCGCTGACTTGATGAACATTAATAAACCAATACAGAAACGCATGATTGACAACCTGACCAAGGCCGACAAGGCGTTAGGCCAGGCTGTAGCAAAGGGACTTAAACTATAA
- a CDS encoding DUF4389 domain-containing protein — MADVKPYPITVTGELSDPPGQWQWLFKWLLAIPHYIILAFLSIAAFFATVYAFFAILFTGKYPRGVFDFNVGVMRWSWRVGFYSYQALGTDKYPPFSLDKGGYPADLDVEYPEKLSQGLVLVKWWLLAIPHYIIVAIFQGGRNTVGLTFILSIVCGFIVLFTGKYPEDLFKFIVGMNRWVYRVYAYAALMRDEYPPFRFEP, encoded by the coding sequence ATGGCAGACGTAAAACCCTATCCGATAACCGTCACAGGTGAACTCTCGGATCCTCCAGGACAATGGCAATGGCTCTTCAAATGGCTGCTGGCCATCCCGCATTATATTATCCTGGCCTTCCTGAGCATCGCCGCTTTCTTCGCCACCGTTTACGCCTTTTTCGCCATCCTTTTTACGGGTAAATATCCGCGCGGCGTATTCGATTTCAACGTGGGTGTCATGCGCTGGAGCTGGCGTGTGGGTTTTTACAGCTATCAGGCCCTCGGAACCGATAAATATCCGCCTTTCAGCCTGGATAAGGGGGGCTATCCGGCCGACCTGGACGTGGAATATCCTGAAAAATTATCGCAAGGGCTGGTGCTGGTCAAGTGGTGGCTGCTGGCCATCCCGCATTATATTATCGTTGCCATCTTCCAGGGCGGGAGGAACACGGTGGGGTTGACCTTCATCCTGTCAATTGTCTGCGGATTCATCGTGCTGTTCACCGGTAAATATCCCGAAGACCTGTTCAAGTTCATCGTCGGCATGAACCGCTGGGTCTATCGCGTTTATGCCTATGCCGCGCTGATGCGTGACGAATACCCGCCGTTCCGCTTCGAGCCCTAG
- a CDS encoding DUF3795 domain-containing protein, with protein MKAQSNNHPLKKYPAIGACGLDCGLCPSHHRDTKSGCPGCCGEGFWDAHPGCPFITCCVKQRGLDTCGQCNEFEFCPRVMKHLEQAKHADSTISYIPIAANFEFVRKNSIEKWSARENEKIAFLKTLLADYNDGRSKTFYCLSVQLLPLDKLKPALTQAEKKITAGMTPKDKAKVVREAFNGVAAKSGVELKLRSGKR; from the coding sequence ATGAAAGCTCAATCTAACAACCATCCTTTGAAAAAATACCCGGCAATCGGCGCTTGCGGGCTGGACTGCGGGCTGTGTCCCAGCCACCACCGGGATACCAAATCCGGCTGCCCCGGCTGCTGCGGCGAGGGTTTCTGGGATGCCCACCCTGGCTGCCCCTTCATCACCTGCTGCGTCAAGCAGAGGGGACTGGACACCTGCGGCCAGTGCAACGAGTTCGAGTTCTGCCCCCGCGTGATGAAACACCTGGAGCAGGCCAAGCACGCCGATTCTACGATTTCTTACATCCCGATAGCCGCCAATTTCGAGTTTGTGCGCAAGAACAGCATCGAGAAGTGGTCTGCGCGCGAAAATGAAAAAATCGCCTTCCTCAAAACACTCCTTGCGGATTATAACGACGGACGCAGCAAGACCTTCTACTGCCTGAGCGTGCAGCTTCTGCCGCTGGATAAGCTCAAACCCGCGTTGACGCAGGCGGAGAAAAAGATAACGGCGGGGATGACACCCAAAGACAAGGCCAAAGTGGTCAGGGAGGCGTTCAACGGAGTGGCGGCGAAATCGGGCGTCGAGTTGAAGCTGAGGAGTGGGAAGAGATGA
- the yajC gene encoding preprotein translocase subunit YajC has protein sequence MGTTDSTWITFGFLALMFVGFYFLLIRPQRKRQQEQAQLAAKTQPGDRVITWSGIYGEVVSADADTIVIKVESGATIRMARAAVAQKQPEPPK, from the coding sequence ATGGGTACTACTGACAGCACCTGGATTACGTTCGGATTCCTGGCTCTCATGTTCGTGGGTTTCTATTTCCTGCTTATCCGCCCGCAGCGCAAACGCCAGCAGGAACAGGCCCAGCTGGCGGCTAAAACACAGCCAGGCGACCGCGTCATCACCTGGTCCGGCATATACGGAGAGGTCGTCAGCGCCGATGCGGACACCATCGTCATCAAAGTGGAATCAGGCGCTACCATACGCATGGCCCGGGCGGCGGTAGCTCAAAAACAACCCGAACCACCCAAATAA
- a CDS encoding glutamate--tRNA ligase: MTAPVRVRYAPSPTGLPHVGNIRTAFFNWLFARHMGGSFIVRIEDTDVARTVPGALEGILEGLRWLGIDWDEGPEVSGKFGPYFQSQRLETYQRLAEGLVEHGYAYYCHCSSERLEKMRAEQTARKQPPGYDRCCRDMGLEAAQGAVIRFKTPLEARTTFHDLIRSEVTFENATLDDFVLLKSDGYPTYHLANVIDDHMMEISHVLRAEEWLSSTPRHLMLYNAFGFTPPLFAHLPIILGSDRSKLSKRHGAVSILEYKEQGYLPEAMANFLALLGWALDDKTELFSKDELIKNFSIERISQTSAIFNKEKLDWMDGVYMRKLSAEEFACRALPFLERELPPEVKRPLDFDYVKRVLPLVQERAKTLGEVAAKELTWFFFVDEIDYPAELLIDKKLDKKATLGMLEVARVKLDELAAFDAGTLESILRPLADEIGVKAGQLFGALRTAVTGLTATPPLFQTMEVLGQKVCLKRIEKAIDKLKILNSNI; encoded by the coding sequence ATGACCGCACCTGTCCGCGTCCGCTACGCCCCCAGCCCCACCGGTCTGCCCCATGTGGGCAATATACGCACCGCCTTTTTCAACTGGCTCTTCGCGCGCCATATGGGCGGTTCGTTCATTGTGCGCATCGAAGATACGGATGTGGCACGCACCGTGCCGGGAGCGCTGGAGGGCATCCTGGAGGGGCTCAGGTGGTTAGGCATAGACTGGGACGAGGGTCCGGAAGTCAGCGGCAAGTTCGGCCCGTATTTCCAATCGCAGCGGCTGGAGACTTACCAGAGACTGGCCGAGGGGCTGGTGGAGCACGGCTACGCTTACTACTGCCATTGTTCTTCCGAACGGCTGGAGAAGATGCGCGCCGAGCAGACGGCCAGAAAGCAGCCGCCCGGCTATGACCGCTGCTGTCGCGACATGGGGCTGGAGGCCGCCCAGGGCGCCGTCATACGTTTCAAAACGCCGCTTGAGGCCAGAACTACTTTCCACGACCTCATCCGCAGCGAAGTCACTTTCGAAAACGCCACGCTGGATGACTTCGTGCTGCTCAAGAGCGACGGCTATCCGACCTACCACCTGGCCAACGTCATCGACGACCACATGATGGAAATAAGCCATGTCCTGCGCGCCGAGGAATGGCTCTCCAGCACGCCGCGCCATCTCATGCTGTACAACGCCTTCGGCTTCACCCCTCCCCTCTTCGCCCATTTACCCATCATCCTGGGAAGCGATAGAAGCAAGCTCTCCAAAAGGCACGGCGCAGTTTCCATCCTGGAATACAAGGAGCAGGGCTATCTGCCGGAGGCTATGGCCAATTTCCTGGCGTTGCTGGGCTGGGCGCTGGACGACAAGACGGAGCTTTTCTCAAAAGACGAGCTGATTAAGAATTTCTCCATCGAGCGCATCAGCCAGACGTCCGCCATCTTCAACAAGGAGAAGCTGGACTGGATGGACGGCGTTTATATGCGCAAACTGAGCGCGGAAGAGTTCGCCTGCCGCGCGCTGCCCTTCCTGGAGAGAGAACTACCGCCGGAGGTAAAGAGACCGCTGGACTTTGATTATGTCAAACGGGTGCTGCCACTCGTGCAGGAGCGCGCCAAAACCCTCGGTGAAGTGGCCGCAAAAGAGCTTACCTGGTTCTTTTTCGTGGATGAAATAGATTATCCGGCGGAGCTGCTCATAGATAAAAAGCTGGATAAGAAAGCGACGCTGGGGATGCTCGAAGTGGCGCGGGTCAAGCTCGATGAGCTGGCAGCTTTCGACGCCGGCACGCTCGAAAGCATACTGCGCCCCCTGGCCGACGAGATAGGTGTGAAAGCCGGGCAGCTTTTCGGGGCGCTGCGCACCGCCGTCACCGGACTCACCGCCACGCCCCCCCTCTTTCAGACGATGGAGGTGCTGGGGCAGAAAGTATGCCTCAAACGGATTGAGAAGGCTATAGACAAACTAAAAATTCTAAATTCTAATATCTAA